One Pantoea eucalypti genomic region harbors:
- a CDS encoding alpha/beta hydrolase — MHTEIINIWPHGDAPGASDSRAEPQIVDMAKEYEPYDRAATGVRCPEMAIWHPVESNGITLLVAPGGGYQRVMIDREGSALATFFTSMGYTLAVMTYRLPYDGHHEGPDAPLADAQRAVRVLRERAQRGLNGKYIVMMGFSAGGHVAASLGTRFAEKLYPVQDGAENFSPRPDAMVLVYPLISMRDGIAHEGARTRLLGAWPDQKTIEAYSMETRVHPLVPPTLLIHAADDDDVSVNHSMAFFGALREHKVPAEVHFYQKGGHGFGIRGVADLPLASWPMLVTEWLRAKT; from the coding sequence ATGCACACAGAAATTATTAATATCTGGCCACACGGTGATGCGCCAGGCGCCAGCGATTCGCGCGCAGAGCCGCAGATCGTCGATATGGCAAAAGAGTATGAGCCTTACGATCGCGCAGCGACCGGCGTACGTTGCCCGGAGATGGCGATCTGGCATCCGGTCGAATCAAACGGGATTACCCTGCTGGTTGCACCGGGCGGTGGCTATCAGCGCGTGATGATCGATCGTGAAGGCAGCGCCCTGGCCACCTTCTTTACATCGATGGGTTACACCCTGGCGGTCATGACCTATCGCCTGCCCTATGATGGACATCATGAAGGTCCCGACGCGCCATTGGCCGATGCGCAGCGTGCGGTTCGCGTCCTGCGTGAACGGGCACAGCGTGGCCTGAACGGTAAATACATTGTGATGATGGGCTTTTCGGCGGGCGGCCACGTGGCAGCCAGTCTGGGAACGCGTTTCGCAGAGAAACTCTATCCGGTGCAGGATGGCGCAGAAAACTTCTCGCCGCGTCCGGATGCGATGGTGCTGGTTTATCCGCTGATCAGCATGCGTGATGGCATTGCCCATGAGGGTGCCAGAACCCGCCTGCTGGGTGCGTGGCCGGATCAGAAAACCATTGAAGCCTATTCAATGGAAACCCGTGTTCATCCGCTGGTGCCACCGACACTGTTGATCCACGCCGCCGACGATGATGATGTCTCGGTGAATCACAGCATGGCGTTTTTTGGCGCGCTGCGTGAGCATAAGGTGCCGGCAGAGGTGCATTTCTATCAGAAAGGCGGGCACGGATTTGGTATCCGTGGCGTAGCAGATTTGCCCCTCGCCAGCTGGCCGATGTTAGTGACCGAGTGGCTCAGGGCAAAAACCTGA